The segment ATTTAAGACAGTCATTATATCACTTTCCGGGGTTATGGCACCTGGACCGATAACTGCTATGACAGTGAGTAAAGGCACACAGAATCCTCATTCCGGACCAATGATTGCGATAGGACATGGTATAGTTGAATTACCCCTGATTTTGATAATCTTCTTCGGTTTTGGAAATTTCTTGGAAATTACCTGGGTAAAAGTTGCTAT is part of the Atribacterota bacterium genome and harbors:
- a CDS encoding LysE family transporter, translated to MFLSFLFKTVIISLSGVMAPGPITAMTVSKGTQNPHSGPMIAIGHGIVELPLILIIFFGFGNFLEITWVKVA